In Rattus norvegicus strain BN/NHsdMcwi chromosome 1, GRCr8, whole genome shotgun sequence, a genomic segment contains:
- the Cyp2t1 gene encoding cytochrome P450, family 2, subfamily t, polypeptide 1 isoform X1, with the protein MLFVSGVFKSRECIPEAGDMPVWHSKLSSRWGPVFTVWLGPRPAVVLSGYAALRDALVLQADAFSGRGSMAVFERFTHGNGIVFSNGPRWRTLRNFALGALKEFGVGTSTIEERILEETACVLDEFQATMGAPFDPRRLLDNAVSNVICTVVFGKRYNYGDPEFLRLLDLFSDNFRIMSSRWGETYNMFPSFMDWIPGPHHRIFKNFQELRLFISEQIQWHRQSRQTGEPRDFIDCFLEQMDKEHQDPESHFQDETLVMTTHNLFFGGTETTSTTLRYGLLIMLKYPEVAAKVQEELDATVGRTRAPSLADRAHLPYTNAVLHEIQRFISVLPLGLPRALIRDVNLRNHFLHKGTFVIPLLVSAHRDPTQFKDPDHFNPTNFLDDQGEFQNNDAFMPFAPGKRMCLGAGLARSEIFLFLTAILQKFSLLPVGSPADIDLTPQCTGLGNVPPAFQLRLVAR; encoded by the exons ATGTTGTTTGTCAGCGGTGTCTTTAAGAGTCGGGAGTGTATTCCGGAAGCAGGAGATATGCCTGTCTGGCATTCAAAG CTCTCCAGCCGCTGGGGCCCAGTGTTCACCGTGTGGCTGGGCCCGCGCCCTGCCGTGGTGCTGAGCGGCTATGCGGCGCTGCGGGATGCATTAGTACTGCAGGCAGATGCTTTCTCTGGCCGCGGGTCCATGGCTGTCTTCGAACGCTTCACCCACGGAAATG GCATAGTGTTTTCTAATGGGCCGCGTTGGCGTACGCTTCGCAACTTTGCACTTGGAGCACTGAAGGAGTTTGGCGTGGGTACGAGTACCATTGAGGAGCGCATCCTGGAGGAGACCGCATGTGTGCTGGACGAATTTCAAGCCACCATGG GAGCTCCATTTGACCCTCGGCGGCTACTGGACAACGCTGTATCCAACGTCATTTGTACTGTGGTCTTCGGAAAGCGCTACAACTATGGAGACCCAGAGTTCCTGAGGCTCCTGGACCTCTTCAGTGACAATTTCCGTATCATGAGTTCCCGATGGGGTGAG ACATACAACATGTTCCCATCCTTCATGGACTGGATCCCTGGTCCCCACCACCGAATCTTCAAAAATTTCCAAGAGCTTCGGCTCTTCATCTCTGAGCAAATTCAGTGGCACCGGCAGTCACGACAGACTGGGGAGCCCCGTGACTTCATTGATTGTTTCCTCGAACAAATGGATAAG GAACATCAGGACCCGGAAAGCCATTTCCAGGATGAGACACTGGTGATGACTACTCACAATCTTTTCTTTGGTGGCACGGAGACCACAAGCACCACTCTGCGTTATGGGCTCCTCATTATGCTCAAGTACCCTGAGGTGGCAG CCAAGGTGCAAGAGGAGCTGGACGCCACTGTAGGCCGGACCCGTGCCCCTAGCCTAGCAGACCGTGCCCACCTGCCCTACACCAATGCGGTGCTGCATGAGATCCAGCGCTTCATCAGCGTGCTACCACTGGGACTGCCTCGGGCCCTCATCCGAGACGTAAACCTCAGGAACCATTTCCTGCACAAG GGCACCTTCGTCATTCCCTTGCTTGTGTCTGCACATCGGGATCCCACCCAATTCAAGGACCCTGaccatttcaatcccaccaatttCCTGGATGACCAGGGCGAGTTCCAGAACAACGACGCCTTCATGCCCTTTGCCCCAG GAAAGCGGATGTGCCTGGGTGCTGGCCTAGCCCGCTCTGAGATCTTCCTCTTCCTGACGGCTATCCTGCAGAAGTTCTCCCTGCTCCCTGTGGGAAGTCCTGCTGACATCGACCTTACTCCACAGTGCACTGGTCTAGGCAATGTGCCCCCAGCCTTCCAGCTCCGCTTGGTGGCCCGCTGA
- the Egln2 gene encoding prolyl hydroxylase EGLN2 isoform X1: protein MDSPCQPQALNQALPQLPGSVSESLEPSRARMGVESYLPCPLLPSYHRSGASGEASAGNGTPRTTATATTTTASPLREGFGGQDGGELWPLQSEGAAALVTKECQRLAAQGARPEAPKRKWAKDGGDAPSPSKRPWARQENQEAKGESGVGCDSGGGSSNSTTHSSGEASSRLREEAQPSAPERLALDYIVPCMRYYGICVKDNFLGAVLGGRVLAEVEALKWGGRLRDGQLVSQRAIPPRSIRGDQIAWVEGHEPGCRSIGALMAHVDAVIRHCAGRLGNYVINGRTKAGPKNTAVHRRGAPACREVPERRGQDRWLLNGQRTKDCHANYSSLLTVNSHLLCRAMVACYPGNGLGYVRHVDNPHGDGRCITCIYYLNQNWDVKVHGGLLQIFPEGRPVVANIEPLFDRLLIFWSDRRNPHEVKPAYATRYAITVWYFDAKERAAARDKYQLASGQKGVQVPVSQPATPT, encoded by the exons ATGGACAGCCCGTGCCAGCCGCAGGCCCTGAATCAAGCTCTCCCTCAGTTGCCAGGGTCTGTGTCAGAGTCCTTGGAGCCTAGCCGAGCCAGGATGGGGGTGGAGAGTTACCTGCCCTGTCCTCTGCTCCCCTCCTACCACCGTTCAGGAGCATCTGGGGAGGCCTCGGCTGGCAACGGGACCCCCAGAACCACAGCCACTGCTACTACTACCACTGCCAGTCCCCTGCGGGAGGGCTTTGGTGGGCAGGATGGTGGTGAGCTGTGGCCACTGCAGAGTGAAGGTGCTGCTGCGTTGGTTACCAAGGAGTGCCAGCGACTGGCGGCCCAGGGTGCCCGACCTGAGGCCCCCAAACGGAAGTGGGCCAAGGATGGTGGGGATGCCCCTTCACCCAGCAAGCGACCGTGGGCCAGGCAAGAGAACCAGGAGGCCAAGGGGGAAAGTGGTGTGGGCTGTGACAGCGGTGGCGGCAGCAGCAACAGCACTACCCATAGCAGTGGCGAGGCAAGTTCTAGGCTGAGGGAGGAAGCCCAGCCCTCTGCACCTGAGCGCCTGGCCTTGGACTATATTGTGCCTTGCATGCGGTACTATGGTATCTGCGTCAAGGACAACTTCTTGGGGGCAGTACTGGGTGGCCGTGTGCTGGCTGAGGTGGAAGCCCTGAAGTGGGGCGGGCGTCTACGTGATGGGCAACTAGTGAGCCAGCGGGCGATCCCACCGCGCAGCATTCGTGGGGACCAGATTGCCTGGGTAGAAGGCCACGAGCCAGGCTGCCGGAGCATTGGTGCCCTCATGGCTCATGTGGACGCAGTAATCCGCCACTGTGCAGGGCGGCTGGGCAACTACGTCATCAATGGGCGCACCAAG GCTGGACCCAAAAATACAGCTGTACATCGTCGGGGAGCTCCAGCTTGCAGAGAAGTACCTGAGCGGCGGGGTCAAGACAGATGGTTGCTGAATGGGCAAAGAACGAAGGATTGTCATGCTAACTACTCCAGTTTGCTTACTGTGAACTCCCACCTCTTGTGCAGG GCCATGGTGGCGTGTTACCCAGGCAATGGGCTCGGGTACGTGAGGCATGTTGACAATCCCCACGGCGATGGGCGCTGCATCACCTGTATCTATTACCTGAATCAGAACTGGGATGTTAAG GTGCATGGCGGCCTGCTGCAGATCTTCCCTGAGGGTCGGCCAGTGGTAGCCAACATCGAGCCACTCTTTGACCGGTTGCTCATTTTCTGGTCTGACCGACGGAATCCACATGAGGTGAAGCCAGCCTATGCCACCAG GTACGCCATCACTGTCTGGTATTTTGATGCCAAGGAGCGGGCAGCAGCCAGAGACAAGTATCAGCTAG CATCGGGACAGAAAGGTGTTCAAGTACCCGTGTCACAGCCAGCTACACCTACCTAA
- the Egln2 gene encoding prolyl hydroxylase EGLN2 isoform X2: MAKAMVACYPGNGLGYVRHVDNPHGDGRCITCIYYLNQNWDVKVHGGLLQIFPEGRPVVANIEPLFDRLLIFWSDRRNPHEVKPAYATRYAITVWYFDAKERAAARDKYQLASGQKGVQVPVSQPATPT, translated from the exons ATGGCTAAG GCCATGGTGGCGTGTTACCCAGGCAATGGGCTCGGGTACGTGAGGCATGTTGACAATCCCCACGGCGATGGGCGCTGCATCACCTGTATCTATTACCTGAATCAGAACTGGGATGTTAAG GTGCATGGCGGCCTGCTGCAGATCTTCCCTGAGGGTCGGCCAGTGGTAGCCAACATCGAGCCACTCTTTGACCGGTTGCTCATTTTCTGGTCTGACCGACGGAATCCACATGAGGTGAAGCCAGCCTATGCCACCAG GTACGCCATCACTGTCTGGTATTTTGATGCCAAGGAGCGGGCAGCAGCCAGAGACAAGTATCAGCTAG CATCGGGACAGAAAGGTGTTCAAGTACCCGTGTCACAGCCAGCTACACCTACCTAA
- the Egln2 gene encoding prolyl hydroxylase EGLN2 has translation MDSPCQPQALNQALPQLPGSVSESLEPSRARMGVESYLPCPLLPSYHRSGASGEASAGNGTPRTTATATTTTASPLREGFGGQDGGELWPLQSEGAAALVTKECQRLAAQGARPEAPKRKWAKDGGDAPSPSKRPWARQENQEAKGESGVGCDSGGGSSNSTTHSSGEASSRLREEAQPSAPERLALDYIVPCMRYYGICVKDNFLGAVLGGRVLAEVEALKWGGRLRDGQLVSQRAIPPRSIRGDQIAWVEGHEPGCRSIGALMAHVDAVIRHCAGRLGNYVINGRTKAMVACYPGNGLGYVRHVDNPHGDGRCITCIYYLNQNWDVKVHGGLLQIFPEGRPVVANIEPLFDRLLIFWSDRRNPHEVKPAYATRYAITVWYFDAKERAAARDKYQLASGQKGVQVPVSQPATPT, from the exons ATGGACAGCCCGTGCCAGCCGCAGGCCCTGAATCAAGCTCTCCCTCAGTTGCCAGGGTCTGTGTCAGAGTCCTTGGAGCCTAGCCGAGCCAGGATGGGGGTGGAGAGTTACCTGCCCTGTCCTCTGCTCCCCTCCTACCACCGTTCAGGAGCATCTGGGGAGGCCTCGGCTGGCAACGGGACCCCCAGAACCACAGCCACTGCTACTACTACCACTGCCAGTCCCCTGCGGGAGGGCTTTGGTGGGCAGGATGGTGGTGAGCTGTGGCCACTGCAGAGTGAAGGTGCTGCTGCGTTGGTTACCAAGGAGTGCCAGCGACTGGCGGCCCAGGGTGCCCGACCTGAGGCCCCCAAACGGAAGTGGGCCAAGGATGGTGGGGATGCCCCTTCACCCAGCAAGCGACCGTGGGCCAGGCAAGAGAACCAGGAGGCCAAGGGGGAAAGTGGTGTGGGCTGTGACAGCGGTGGCGGCAGCAGCAACAGCACTACCCATAGCAGTGGCGAGGCAAGTTCTAGGCTGAGGGAGGAAGCCCAGCCCTCTGCACCTGAGCGCCTGGCCTTGGACTATATTGTGCCTTGCATGCGGTACTATGGTATCTGCGTCAAGGACAACTTCTTGGGGGCAGTACTGGGTGGCCGTGTGCTGGCTGAGGTGGAAGCCCTGAAGTGGGGCGGGCGTCTACGTGATGGGCAACTAGTGAGCCAGCGGGCGATCCCACCGCGCAGCATTCGTGGGGACCAGATTGCCTGGGTAGAAGGCCACGAGCCAGGCTGCCGGAGCATTGGTGCCCTCATGGCTCATGTGGACGCAGTAATCCGCCACTGTGCAGGGCGGCTGGGCAACTACGTCATCAATGGGCGCACCAAG GCCATGGTGGCGTGTTACCCAGGCAATGGGCTCGGGTACGTGAGGCATGTTGACAATCCCCACGGCGATGGGCGCTGCATCACCTGTATCTATTACCTGAATCAGAACTGGGATGTTAAG GTGCATGGCGGCCTGCTGCAGATCTTCCCTGAGGGTCGGCCAGTGGTAGCCAACATCGAGCCACTCTTTGACCGGTTGCTCATTTTCTGGTCTGACCGACGGAATCCACATGAGGTGAAGCCAGCCTATGCCACCAG GTACGCCATCACTGTCTGGTATTTTGATGCCAAGGAGCGGGCAGCAGCCAGAGACAAGTATCAGCTAG CATCGGGACAGAAAGGTGTTCAAGTACCCGTGTCACAGCCAGCTACACCTACCTAA
- the Cyp2t1 gene encoding cytochrome P450, family 2, subfamily t, polypeptide 1 precursor, whose translation MVTCEATLLLLLILTLMLMSWGWLAHQARARMQKDLPPGPAPLPLLGNLLQLQSGHLDRVLMELSSRWGPVFTVWLGPRPAVVLSGYAALRDALVLQADAFSGRGSMAVFERFTHGNGIVFSNGPRWRTLRNFALGALKEFGVGTSTIEERILEETACVLDEFQATMGAPFDPRRLLDNAVSNVICTVVFGKRYNYGDPEFLRLLDLFSDNFRIMSSRWGETYNMFPSFMDWIPGPHHRIFKNFQELRLFISEQIQWHRQSRQTGEPRDFIDCFLEQMDKEHQDPESHFQDETLVMTTHNLFFGGTETTSTTLRYGLLIMLKYPEVAAKVQEELDATVGRTRAPSLADRAHLPYTNAVLHEIQRFISVLPLGLPRALIRDVNLRNHFLHKGTFVIPLLVSAHRDPTQFKDPDHFNPTNFLDDQGEFQNNDAFMPFAPGKRMCLGAGLARSEIFLFLTAILQKFSLLPVGSPADIDLTPQCTGLGNVPPAFQLRLVAR comes from the exons ATGGTCACCTGTGAGGCAAcgcttctgctgctgctgattcTAACGCTAATGCTTATGTCGTGGGGCTGGTTGGCCCACCAAGCTCGAGCTCGGATGCAGAAAGACTTGCCCCCTGGGCCTGCACCGCTTCCCTTGCTGGGGAATTTGTTGCAGCTACAGTCTGGACACTTGGACCGTGTGCTCATGGAG CTCTCCAGCCGCTGGGGCCCAGTGTTCACCGTGTGGCTGGGCCCGCGCCCTGCCGTGGTGCTGAGCGGCTATGCGGCGCTGCGGGATGCATTAGTACTGCAGGCAGATGCTTTCTCTGGCCGCGGGTCCATGGCTGTCTTCGAACGCTTCACCCACGGAAATG GCATAGTGTTTTCTAATGGGCCGCGTTGGCGTACGCTTCGCAACTTTGCACTTGGAGCACTGAAGGAGTTTGGCGTGGGTACGAGTACCATTGAGGAGCGCATCCTGGAGGAGACCGCATGTGTGCTGGACGAATTTCAAGCCACCATGG GAGCTCCATTTGACCCTCGGCGGCTACTGGACAACGCTGTATCCAACGTCATTTGTACTGTGGTCTTCGGAAAGCGCTACAACTATGGAGACCCAGAGTTCCTGAGGCTCCTGGACCTCTTCAGTGACAATTTCCGTATCATGAGTTCCCGATGGGGTGAG ACATACAACATGTTCCCATCCTTCATGGACTGGATCCCTGGTCCCCACCACCGAATCTTCAAAAATTTCCAAGAGCTTCGGCTCTTCATCTCTGAGCAAATTCAGTGGCACCGGCAGTCACGACAGACTGGGGAGCCCCGTGACTTCATTGATTGTTTCCTCGAACAAATGGATAAG GAACATCAGGACCCGGAAAGCCATTTCCAGGATGAGACACTGGTGATGACTACTCACAATCTTTTCTTTGGTGGCACGGAGACCACAAGCACCACTCTGCGTTATGGGCTCCTCATTATGCTCAAGTACCCTGAGGTGGCAG CCAAGGTGCAAGAGGAGCTGGACGCCACTGTAGGCCGGACCCGTGCCCCTAGCCTAGCAGACCGTGCCCACCTGCCCTACACCAATGCGGTGCTGCATGAGATCCAGCGCTTCATCAGCGTGCTACCACTGGGACTGCCTCGGGCCCTCATCCGAGACGTAAACCTCAGGAACCATTTCCTGCACAAG GGCACCTTCGTCATTCCCTTGCTTGTGTCTGCACATCGGGATCCCACCCAATTCAAGGACCCTGaccatttcaatcccaccaatttCCTGGATGACCAGGGCGAGTTCCAGAACAACGACGCCTTCATGCCCTTTGCCCCAG GAAAGCGGATGTGCCTGGGTGCTGGCCTAGCCCGCTCTGAGATCTTCCTCTTCCTGACGGCTATCCTGCAGAAGTTCTCCCTGCTCCCTGTGGGAAGTCCTGCTGACATCGACCTTACTCCACAGTGCACTGGTCTAGGCAATGTGCCCCCAGCCTTCCAGCTCCGCTTGGTGGCCCGCTGA